The sequence tctaagGAAGCCCTTAACTTGAACTaattcagatcagatcagattctGCACAAATATGGatgaatatgtttattattattattagcagtagtagtagtagcagtaatatgATGATACAATTTATATTATTAGGATAAAcccctgggtttcaatggagagttttagtatcccatggTCTTAATGCTCTTTCacaggcttttccacactgacaacaacaatatttttgggtaaacactgaatatttgtaattgTTGGGAATTTctgccatgaaaatggtcaaattaaaaaatatagaaTATCAGCACTAAATATTGGCTGTCAGCAGCttaaaaaatattggtatcataTCGGCCTTCAacaacccatatcagtcgacaCCTATGTACAACAGAGCCTTGTGACAGCGAATAGTGAAATACTGAAAGTGAATTTCCTTTCTTAAAAGAAAAAGTTGTGCAATAATGTCCACATCGGAGCGATAATGTATTTTTTGAACAGATAAACCAACTGTGTTGATAGAAAGGGCTAAGTAGTATTTACACTGGCCAAAATATTTGATTGTTGAGCACAGAAATAGAGCAAAACATGAGAGAGGCTCCCCATCTGAGGGTGGAGGAGATTAGGGACCCAGCGTAGGCTTATAAAAGAAGCCCTTCCATTCATATTTATGGCTTGTTCTGTCTTTCTACACCTAAGCTCAGATGAAAGTGCCCCTCGTGAAAAATAACTCCTGAGTGGAGTAGAGCGAGAGGGACTTTCTCTGACCGGCAAAGCACcagtccctctccttctctttcaccttctctttctgcctctttctctctcttttccccctaaTCCTGTCTGCTATTCATTCCCAGGCTGCTCCTGACAAAGCCCAGAGGGAACGGACATCATTGGGAATTCCTTCATGAACAGACTGAGAGGGTGGATAATTCCTTTGACAGCCGCGGGACAGCAGCACGCAGAGCCCCAGACGTGCTGGATTACCATCcgaaataaaaacatacacaggGCCCCGTCACGCCGCGCTGGAAAAagccacttcctcttcctctctggggctggggctggggttGGACGCGGGGCAGAGGGCCGGGCGATGCGAGCTGGGTCTGGCTGGCTGGGTCTAGGTCGGCTGATGTTGTGTCTGGTCTTCAGTCAAGGCCTATTTGCCATCGgcccccacccccttccctgAGTACATTTGCATTGTGTTAGATGGGACGGGGGCCCTGTCTAATCCTGCTCAGGGCAGGACCGAGGGGCCGCTCTCCACTCTATCGATCCCTCCCTTCATCACATCCCAGAACGGCCATTAAAAGATGGTAATCCACTGTGCGCCTCGGTCCTTAGGTCTCGGTCCGGATCGATAGCAGACAAAAGCACCGTAGGAGGCTGTCTggacattaacacacacatgtgctTTATGCTTCACCTGCATGTTGTCATCGTAATGATAAAGATGGTTCTGATGCACTGATGCACATGCTCCGAAGCAATAAAAGTGTCATTTCTAGTGGAGATGAAGACAAGATGCTGTTACAAAGTATGACAGTACAACGAAATTACGTCTTTATTTGATGCTACACCCAGACATTTCTATTCAAGACATAAATAGAAAGTGGGCAGACCACTGAGACAGACTCAGACAGGGCCAGACAGAGCTGTTTGAAGTAAGGAAAGGGGTCACTGAGTGTTTTATctggtggggggggagggggggcttgGCGATTTGATGCAAGCAGACCTTTCAAGggtctttttttaaaacacagatAAGAGGATTGGCAAGTGGCTGGAGAGGAGCAGTCAAAACAAGCAGCAGGACCAAAAACCTCATCAGACACAAGGACCATGATGTAGAAACACTTCAATGTGTAAGGCCATACTTATTTTGATGACTCCAAACCCTATTCCTAAACTGTTTTGCTCAGTTATGGCTCCAGATGTGTTCACTGTGAATACAAAAGCAACATAACCAAAGCAGACACAATTCCTTGCAGTAAGCCGTATAGCATCCAAGTGCTTTCCAGAGTGTGATAGTGAGCATGCTCATGCATTTGCAATCAAGAACACTGCCACATTTAAAAATGCCTCTCCATTAAAGGAAGAGCCCATTAGCTTTCAGAGGAGTAATCTGTGAAGAATGCTCTATCAGTCGCTGCTATCAGTGGGTCCTCCAGTAGAGGAAGGGTGCCGTCTCTCAGTTTTAAAATGGATCctaaagacaagagagagagagcccgcAATGTGACTCATGTCAAGTGGCCATCCagctggtgtgtctgtgtgtgtgtgtgtcaacccATCCTTATCTTTGAAGGATGGGATGGCTCTCTCTTGCAATGGCTCCACCGCTCTCGAGCCAGGCAGAGCTGGGGAACAtccagggagagaggaagtctACGCTGCAGCCAGGCAGAGTGGATGCTCTGTTGGACTTTTCTGACTGCAGAAGACCTTTTCACCAAGAACCAAGGGTTTTTGGTAttgagaaaaacacaagaacaaGAGGTCAAGAGGTAGTAGAGTTTAGGGGGGCTAGGCTCGCCCCAGGAGGGTTGGGAGTTGGCGTCAGTCTCAGATCAAAGCCCTCCAGGAGAGTCAGCTGGTCCCACAgggtaggagaggaggaggaggaggagaggtggatcTGCCCCCAGCAGACTGCTCTGCTCCAGGCGGCTCGTCCCTCCTCGAGTCAGCAGGCCGCCACCGGCCACCATGACGGAGTGGACCCTGCTGAAGCGCCTCCTGGACGCCGTCCACCAGCACTCCACCATGATCGGTCGCCTGTGGCTCACCGTCATGGTCATCTTCCGGCTGCTCATTGTTGCCGTGGCGACCGAAGACGTGTACGCCGACGAGCAAGAGATGTTTGTGTGCAACACGCTGCAGCCGGGATGCTCCACCGTCTGCTATGACGCCTTCGCGCCCATCTCGCAGCCTCGTTTCTGGGTCTTCCACATCATCAGCGTCTCCACGCCGTCCCTCTGCTTCATCATCTACACGTGGCACAACCTCTCCAAGCTGCCCCACAACGCCGCCCAGAGGCAGGGGCACGGACAGGGGGCTATCCCGGGGGAGGCGGGCCTCGACGGGGGGCGAGATGGCGGACGGGAGGCCTACGATCGGAGCTGCGACTCAGACAGTTGCTCCATCCGCTCCCATAAGCATCTGGGCCACAGCCTGGCGGACATGCTGGAAGGCATCAACCCCCAGAGCCTCCAGAAGGGAGACCCCAACAACGTGGTGTCCTTGAGCCAGGCCCGACCTCGCACCTACAGGGAGGGGAACGCAGAGGGTCCCGGGGCCTCTGGGGGGGTTTTGTCCAAGTGTTACGTCTTCCATGTGTGTTTGCGAGCCGTTCTGGAGGTGGGCTTTGTCCTGGCCCAATGGAGGCTGTTTGGCTTCCAGGTGCCCGTCCATTTCCTGTGTTCCTCAGCCCCCTGCACCCAGCCGGTGGACTGCTACGTCTCCAGGCCCACGGAGAAGACCATCTTCCTGATCTTCATGTTCTGCGTGGGGGTTTTCTGCATCCTGCTCAACCTGCTGGAGCTCAACCACCTGGGCTGGAAAAAGATCCGCCAGGTTGTGAGGCTGAGGGAGGGGGCGTCCTGGGGGGGTTGTCCCGGTATGAGAGGGGGATATGAGACCTTCCCTCTGGACAgcccctctctcacctcctctctgggCTTCAGGGATGTGACCAGCACCACCTCCCTGCCCACGCTGGACCTGGTGGTGGGCCACCGGCCAGACTGGACCTGTGCTGGGAACTGTGGCCCGCTGAGGGAGCCTGAGGAAGGCATAGAGACGAGGCTGGAGCAGCCGAAGAGACAGGACTCCcatagaggagagaggcagcctCTGAAGGGtaagagggagagcaggggtCCCAAGCAGAGGAGCGCTGAGGTCTGGATATGAGCACGACCGTGGGGAAGCATTTAGCTGTAATCAATCTTTCTTTATTCATCTAGACCAGTGCCTTTCAAACTGGAGTCCAGGGACTCCCAGGAGTCCTTgcgagggttccagggggtccccagcaaaatgaatagtttaatttcactataattgaaTTTACTAGATATTATACCAGTTAAATGATGTAGAATATTGAGTGTTCTAATCATAGGTTTTACTCTGATCACAATTATCTCCACGGTTCACATCGGCCTcaaaaatccttgaaagtttgtggatttgaggaAAGTAAACGAAGGCCTTAAAAGCTTTTTAAAATGAGTGGATCGCCTtaaaagtacttttttttttttacaaatttatTAAATCATCAATACACCTCAGCTCtctgcacctctctctgtcctagCATTAACACTTCACATCTTGTGGAAAACTGTGATAGAGATTGGTGTTTTCACCATGATTTCTTGACTTGCcaagatcatgagtaaaaaatTAGGTCTCCTTGATGTCTAATTTGACTGCAAAACAATTTTATGTGTCGCAAgcaagaccttgaaagtcattgaaattTTATGTCcggtgagtgtgggaaccctgtatcTCTCCAATTCAGTAgtaaatcaacagcaaaaacCTTCCCATATGGATCCCCGGAATCTACTGGCAGGacttgaaaatgtttgagaacctCTGATCTACTGATCACTGAGTGAACCAAAGCAATGGTAAAACAATGgtaatatatatacagtatattaccaATAAATACTGGTTTAAACTCTGGTGCAAGGTGAGTCTTAAAACCTGAAGCCACTAAAATGAATGATTaaatatgtgattttgcatCATGTTTACTCACTGGGTGAACTTTAGACTAGAATAATAGAAGATAAATCTTACCTtgcttgtaaaaaaaagtgccaATTTCCTCTGCATTTATATGGATCTACtattattttgtgtgttcaCAGTGAATTAGGTAGATAGGTAGATGGCTAGTGATGAGTGTATAGATATTCAGAGTTCAGTATGGAGACTGATGACAGTGGGTTGatcaatttgttttaaatttcaCAGATCAAGGCATACAAAGGAAAGCAAGGGAAAGGTGGCTCAATATTTGCTTGTCATTTATTTACGCaatatatttattaatataTTCATTTACAACATCTATAAAACACCTTTTGTATAAATTATGctacagaaaagaaacaaaacacagaaatgcgCAGCCAGTTTCCATTGACTAGAAGTTTGTTGTAAAATGAATAGTGAAGAGAGACTTCAGAGCTGGaaaggcaaacagacagaggtACAGTGTTGAGGGGGGTCTTGTTTTAGTGTTATCAAAGAGTCAGTCGTTCATAATATAGGCCTGTATACTGCAAAGAAAAAGGTTGTTATATTCAGTGTTAAATCTTCAGTAAACTGAGTCAAAAGCTCTGCAAATGGGAgataattttacttgtttcaagaCATTTTCTTTAAATGACTGAAATTATCTTAAACCAAGCTGAATTCTGTTGAAAAGAGTTAATTATCTCCTCCCACGTTTTTCAAATGTTCTAATAAACATAAGACTGTAAGACTGAATACATGATTAAATCACCCGGATGTACATTCTTTTTTGTAACGTAATGTGGTGTGACTGTGTTGCAGATAGCACCTTGTGCTAAGAGATCCATGGTtacaatctttaaaaaaaaatcatcatgcAACATCTTAAACATCTACAACAATTGCAAGCTAACAATAGTTTccaatacattacattttgtatatttCCCCCTATTGTTCATAAAGTATAGTTGGTCCACATAAGAGATGAAACAAAATTAAGAATGCAGTACATTGAGTACATTTTGGTAGCAACACCCAAACCGGAGTTTTGGCCTGGGGTTATGTCTGTTCACTTTAACAGCAACTCTTTGtgtataaaacaaaaataagaaaaataagaaaatgcaCACACTTCTGGAAAAAAATAAGTCTTTATGGCACTGCCATTAGATCATTCTTGACTAATCTgcctttttcactctctttttctagtGGCTTTGAACTGAATACACTACATCTATTCTCAGGAGAGGCTACTGCCGGTTATCAGGCTGGTTTACTGTCTCACAAGCCCTGATAGACTTCTTAATTGACCACAGGTTTATCAGCACAGCCACACAGAAACTGTAGCCTATTCCTTATCCTACTACTTATCTTCTCACTAGCCAAACACTAGCTAATAAGCGATCTGGAATGAGTTTCACAAGTTATAGGATAATCTACCTCCACAGATTTTGTCTACACCCGATTTAAGACGCGATACAGTTGTGTTTCCGATCTAAATTACAACAATTGGGATAGTGGATTTAACAGTTTCATTATTGTACAGTACAAAGAACATCTGAGGTTATATAAATCTAAGCATCTACCATCATTTTGACGCATATATATCTGATATGGTAGAGGGATTTTAACCCCGTTGTGAATGACACAGAAAGTGCAACGCTCAAGgagagaaacaaataaacaaaattagGTGCATGTCCATAGAAGTGTGTGGTAGGTAGATTCTAAAGCTTCAGTGCAATACagacaacatttaaaaaagcaCTTTTATATGGTTTTAAGTGTGACAAGGCATTCATCCGTATCTGACACAGAGCGGGCGGTGCAGTCCTTACTATGAGGCATCATGTCACAATAAGTCAGACCatgtaaacagagagaaagagagggacattCAGAGAGATGGGAGTTCACTTCAGTTCCTCACAGTCTTAAAAATGTGTTCTGGGCAACACTTAAGAGcacagcaggcagacaggcaaagTCAAATTTGCACcaaggaagagaaaagacaTGGATAGAGAGCTAGAATACAAGACAGGCCAACCTGAACACAGGCAAAGTCTAACTGAGTAGCAATATACACAAAGTACTGCCTACCATGATCCCAGTTGAATGTGAGGTTTTCAAACACTGGTGAGACTTCAGCTGTGCATTAGACATGATCACTGTCCAATATAGTCTGTCAACCTTTGAAATGTGTACAGCCATACAATTAACCGGATGAGACTTAAAAAACACGCTGACTGGATATTGAAATGGCGATGTTAGAGGTTGAGCCTGAGCACTCTTTGGGAGAAGGTTTTCACTGTtcacaaaaccacaaaaaataataacaatatgtCTCAAATAAATATGGAATGTCTGTGTGAAAAGGTGGGGTAAGACTGAATTTCACATTTTGACTTTGGCAAGACTTCTCTTGAAGTGCTGCTGATAAGGCCTTACAAGGCATCATCAACACATAATAAGAACATGATGCTTACATTATGATTGTAAAACAGAACATAAAATGCTATTAAGAATATTCAAAATGTCTTGAATagaaggctttcaggtgatgtaacgcaccctctggcggccatattggaggtcctcagctcagTGTTTCTAAACATACAACTTGGTCGTCTTTACAGAATTAAATAGACATGGTTAAcgtctgtgctgtttttgactgggaactgatcatttcatcactgatccatctgattgattttgtgtttagataatgtcagcttgttagctagctaaacatagtatctggtcaccatcactgtcttcttgtaaacacatctcatttgcacactagctagtagaagctagcattagtggctagtagttgcatgttaaccttaacattagttgctttactaaattagcctgctggctagttagctagctaacagtttgttcaggttaactgcggtttcttctcaagctacaactcacaAGTGTTTTGCTA is a genomic window of Centroberyx gerrardi isolate f3 chromosome 1, fCenGer3.hap1.cur.20231027, whole genome shotgun sequence containing:
- the gjd6 gene encoding gap junction protein delta 6, giving the protein MTEWTLLKRLLDAVHQHSTMIGRLWLTVMVIFRLLIVAVATEDVYADEQEMFVCNTLQPGCSTVCYDAFAPISQPRFWVFHIISVSTPSLCFIIYTWHNLSKLPHNAAQRQGHGQGAIPGEAGLDGGRDGGREAYDRSCDSDSCSIRSHKHLGHSLADMLEGINPQSLQKGDPNNVVSLSQARPRTYREGNAEGPGASGGVLSKCYVFHVCLRAVLEVGFVLAQWRLFGFQVPVHFLCSSAPCTQPVDCYVSRPTEKTIFLIFMFCVGVFCILLNLLELNHLGWKKIRQVVRLREGASWGGCPGMRGGYETFPLDSPSLTSSLGFRDVTSTTSLPTLDLVVGHRPDWTCAGNCGPLREPEEGIETRLEQPKRQDSHRGERQPLKGKRESRGPKQRSAEVWI